The proteins below come from a single Candidatus Planktophila dulcis genomic window:
- a CDS encoding DUF3093 domain-containing protein produces the protein MPFKEVIRPPLWLLAFIYFLFLSLVIAIWAAFDNQSAFIAWLAATIGIVGIAFSARSEITVDEKELRIGRAHIELKYLDKVELLTKDEMRLLRTRDADPAAYLAIKFWMSTGVKITLKDQRDSTPYWLVSSRKSKELTSTLYKLL, from the coding sequence GTGCCCTTTAAAGAAGTGATACGTCCCCCACTGTGGCTTCTCGCCTTCATCTATTTCCTTTTTCTTTCCCTCGTTATTGCAATATGGGCGGCTTTTGATAATCAGAGCGCCTTCATCGCTTGGCTCGCTGCAACCATAGGAATAGTTGGCATCGCTTTCTCCGCACGTTCAGAGATAACTGTTGATGAGAAGGAGTTGCGCATTGGACGCGCTCACATCGAGTTGAAATACCTCGACAAAGTTGAGCTGCTGACTAAGGATGAAATGAGACTTCTTCGGACCCGAGATGCAGATCCTGCTGCTTATCTAGCGATTAAGTTCTGGATGTCAACGGGTGTGAAAATCACGCTTAAGGATCAACGTGATTCCACTCCGTATTGGTTGGTAAGTTCTAGAAAATCTAAAGAACTTACGAGCACTCTTTACAAATTGCTTTAG
- a CDS encoding DUF4193 domain-containing protein, whose amino-acid sequence MATDYDTPRKTDEELHEESLEELKAKRVDAQSGQIDVDEAEAAENLELPGADLSGEQLAVRVVPVQLDEFTCSRCFLIHHITQLAKGEGAKAICKECS is encoded by the coding sequence GTGGCAACAGATTACGACACACCCAGAAAGACCGACGAGGAGCTTCACGAAGAATCGTTAGAAGAACTCAAAGCTAAGCGCGTTGATGCACAATCAGGACAGATTGATGTTGATGAGGCAGAAGCTGCAGAGAATCTTGAACTTCCAGGAGCAGACCTTTCGGGTGAGCAACTAGCAGTTCGAGTTGTTCCAGTTCAGTTAGATGAATTCACCTGTTCACGTTGTTTCTTGATTCATCACATCACACAACTTGCTAAGGGCGAAGGCGCTAAAGCAATTTGTAAAGAGTGCTCGTAA
- the hflX gene encoding GTPase HflX has translation MTTPEDGYDKLFDELLRESARAAADFDYDESDFQENDQQELSDRNALRRIKGFSTELQDISEAEYRQLQLERVVLVGVWTEGTAEMAENSMAELKALAETAGSEVMDALIQRRDKPDPATYIGSGKLIELRQIVVATGADTVVCDGELSPAQLRTLEDKLKVKVVDRVALILDIFAQHAKSKEGKAQVELAQIAYLLPRLRGWGDSLSRQVGGRAAGGAGIGGRGPGETKIETDRRRIRDKMAKLRREIAEMKVSRDTKRQERKRFNIPSVAIAGYTNAGKSSLLNALTGAGVLVENALFATLDPTVRKCETAEGRVYTLSDTVGFVRHLPHQLVDAFKSTLEEVSGADLIVHVVDGSHSDPFEQIRAVRQVITEIGGGDIPEIIAINKVDIASPDVVMEILRREPNSYAFSVRSGFGVDGLVHAIEKSLPHPSVEITTVIPYQRGDLVSAIHEHGEILSEEHLAEGTAIHAYVDGGLAKAIEIATSKQE, from the coding sequence ATGACGACTCCTGAGGACGGCTACGACAAGTTATTCGATGAACTCCTACGTGAGAGTGCGCGAGCTGCTGCTGATTTTGATTACGATGAGAGTGATTTTCAAGAAAATGATCAACAAGAGCTTTCAGACCGTAATGCTCTCCGTCGTATCAAGGGTTTCTCTACTGAACTTCAAGATATTTCTGAGGCTGAATACCGCCAGCTTCAATTAGAGCGAGTTGTGTTAGTGGGTGTGTGGACTGAAGGAACTGCTGAGATGGCAGAAAATTCCATGGCAGAGCTCAAAGCACTTGCTGAAACAGCCGGTTCTGAAGTTATGGATGCACTCATTCAAAGACGCGATAAACCAGATCCTGCAACATACATTGGTTCTGGAAAGCTCATTGAACTTCGTCAGATTGTTGTGGCAACGGGCGCCGACACCGTTGTCTGCGATGGTGAACTTTCTCCAGCACAACTACGTACCTTAGAAGATAAGTTGAAGGTCAAGGTTGTCGATCGAGTTGCGTTGATTCTCGATATTTTTGCTCAGCATGCAAAGAGTAAGGAAGGTAAGGCGCAGGTTGAGCTTGCACAGATTGCCTACCTTCTTCCACGTCTTCGCGGCTGGGGTGATTCACTCTCGCGCCAGGTGGGTGGTCGCGCAGCAGGTGGAGCAGGTATTGGTGGCCGAGGCCCTGGTGAGACAAAGATTGAAACTGATCGCCGTCGTATTCGCGACAAGATGGCGAAGTTGCGCCGTGAAATCGCTGAGATGAAAGTTTCTCGCGATACCAAGCGCCAAGAGCGTAAGCGATTTAATATCCCATCGGTTGCAATCGCTGGTTATACCAATGCTGGTAAATCATCACTGCTCAATGCACTGACAGGTGCGGGGGTACTTGTTGAGAATGCACTCTTTGCAACACTAGATCCAACTGTGCGTAAGTGTGAAACGGCAGAGGGACGCGTTTATACGCTCTCTGACACAGTTGGATTCGTGCGCCACCTTCCTCATCAATTGGTCGATGCCTTTAAATCCACTCTTGAAGAGGTATCTGGGGCAGATCTGATTGTGCACGTTGTCGATGGCTCACACTCTGATCCCTTTGAACAAATTCGTGCGGTCAGGCAAGTTATTACTGAAATTGGCGGGGGAGACATCCCTGAAATCATCGCAATCAATAAGGTGGATATTGCAAGCCCTGATGTTGTGATGGAGATTTTGCGCAGAGAACCGAACAGTTATGCATTCTCCGTCCGCTCCGGATTTGGTGTTGATGGATTAGTCCATGCAATTGAGAAATCACTGCCACATCCGAGTGTGGAAATCACAACTGTTATTCCTTATCAACGCGGCGATCTTGTGAGCGCTATCCATGAGCATGGTGAAATCCTCAGTGAAGAACATCTGGCAGAAGGAACGGCAATCCATGCCTATGTTGATGGTGGGCTGGCAAAAGCGATTGAAATTGCCACCTCAAAGCAGGAATAA
- the dapF gene encoding diaminopimelate epimerase, which translates to MTHPVIGTYGHGTENDFVLIFDPENDVSITESQIAAICNRATGIGADGLIRIVKNDGKWFMDYRNADGSIAEMCGNGIRVMAKYLVTRSIQPEGIFAIDTRAGMKHLRVPMDGDISVNMGHVTDEMEEIEASNNGHTWSGYNINVGNPHAVVFVDSLEDVGSLADAPAVAPASSYPEGVNVEFVELLPNFEAKMRVHERGSGETRSCGTGTCAVALAATLKTNGKLPSRWTIYPPGGRLIVDIDGHSNATLTGPAVILEDHDLTKFLA; encoded by the coding sequence ATGACGCATCCAGTAATTGGCACATATGGCCACGGAACTGAGAATGACTTTGTCCTCATTTTTGACCCAGAAAATGATGTCTCTATTACTGAATCACAGATCGCTGCAATCTGTAATCGCGCCACTGGAATTGGTGCGGATGGGCTTATCCGCATTGTGAAGAACGACGGCAAATGGTTTATGGATTACCGCAATGCCGATGGTTCGATCGCTGAGATGTGCGGCAATGGAATTCGTGTGATGGCAAAATATCTTGTCACACGTTCGATTCAACCTGAAGGAATCTTTGCCATTGATACCAGGGCTGGAATGAAGCATTTGCGTGTGCCAATGGATGGAGATATCTCAGTGAATATGGGTCATGTCACTGATGAGATGGAAGAGATTGAAGCCAGCAATAACGGCCATACCTGGAGTGGATACAACATCAATGTGGGAAACCCTCATGCGGTTGTCTTTGTGGATTCCTTAGAAGATGTTGGTTCACTTGCTGATGCACCTGCTGTAGCTCCTGCATCCTCATACCCAGAAGGTGTTAACGTTGAATTTGTTGAGCTCCTGCCTAACTTTGAAGCAAAGATGCGAGTACACGAACGTGGAAGTGGAGAGACTCGCTCCTGTGGCACTGGAACATGCGCTGTCGCACTTGCTGCAACCCTAAAGACAAATGGAAAACTTCCATCTCGATGGACTATCTACCCACCAGGTGGACGTTTGATTGTTGATATTGATGGCCATTCCAATGCCACATTGACTGGGCCTGCTGTCATTCTTGAAGATCACGACCTCACAAAGTTCTTAGCGTAA
- the miaA gene encoding tRNA (adenosine(37)-N6)-dimethylallyltransferase MiaA gives MSKVIVICGATATGKSDIAIEIAQELGAEIINADSMQLYRGMDIGTAKLTVEEREGIPHHLLDVLDVSEDSTVAWYQEQARAAITEIHGRGKDVVIVGGTGLYIKAILDDLNFPDTDPEVRAKLEAELAEFGAAALFARLEELDPAAALAIDRANTRRVIRALEVIEITGMPFTANLPREDSSRYPDALQFGLVMDREHLRERIDQRVDRMWDAGFVDEVDRLISQGIGNGSTAQRALGYAQIIAMRSGTMTEEEAKEDTKRASRQYARRQETWFSRDARIQWVAQHQPRLETILQKINS, from the coding sequence ATGAGCAAGGTGATCGTTATTTGTGGTGCAACAGCCACAGGCAAGAGCGATATTGCAATTGAAATTGCGCAAGAGCTTGGTGCTGAAATTATCAATGCCGACTCCATGCAGCTCTATCGAGGTATGGATATCGGAACTGCAAAACTAACTGTTGAAGAACGTGAAGGGATCCCACATCACCTTCTCGATGTTCTAGATGTGAGCGAAGATTCGACAGTCGCTTGGTATCAAGAGCAAGCTCGCGCTGCGATTACAGAGATCCATGGTCGCGGTAAAGATGTGGTGATTGTTGGAGGTACCGGTCTCTACATCAAAGCAATATTGGATGATTTAAACTTCCCCGATACAGATCCAGAAGTTCGAGCAAAGTTAGAGGCTGAGTTAGCGGAATTTGGAGCAGCTGCACTCTTTGCTCGTCTTGAAGAGTTAGATCCTGCTGCAGCACTTGCTATAGATCGCGCTAATACAAGGCGCGTTATTCGAGCACTCGAAGTTATTGAAATTACGGGTATGCCATTTACTGCAAACCTGCCTCGAGAAGATAGTTCGAGATATCCCGATGCCTTGCAATTTGGCCTAGTGATGGATCGCGAACATTTGCGAGAGCGAATTGACCAACGTGTTGATCGCATGTGGGATGCGGGCTTTGTTGATGAAGTAGATCGATTAATCAGCCAAGGTATTGGAAATGGCAGCACCGCTCAGCGCGCTCTAGGGTATGCACAGATCATTGCAATGCGAAGTGGCACAATGACAGAAGAGGAAGCGAAAGAGGATACAAAGCGAGCAAGTAGGCAATATGCCCGTCGCCAAGAGACCTGGTTCTCTCGTGATGCTCGCATTCAGTGGGTTGCACAGCACCAACCTCGTCTTGAAACTATCCTCCAGAAGATAAACTCATAA
- the miaB gene encoding tRNA (N6-isopentenyl adenosine(37)-C2)-methylthiotransferase MiaB, which yields MARTYLVETYGCQMNVHDSERIAGLLDEAGYLPVPEGQQADIVVFNTCAVRENADNKLYGNLSFLAPIKKKNPAMQIAVGGCLAQKDQSIILKKAPYVDVVFGTHNVGSLPVLLERARIEEESQIEILEALEHFPSTLPARRFSAFTSWVSVSVGCNNTCTFCIVPTLRGVEKDRPAVDVLTEMRALVDQGVIEITLLGQNVNAYGVEFGDRGAFAKLLREAGKIEGLERVRFMSPHPRDFTDDVIEAMAQTPNVMPHLHMPLQSGSDAILQTMRRSYRTDKYLGILERVRTAMPQAMITTDIIVGFPGETEEDFQGTLDIATQARFAAAYTYKYSIRPGTPAGAMENQVPEDVVGERYTRLHEHQQKISQSVNEEAIGTTHRVMVSEIEGRRDEAQSRMTGRSEDFRLVHFSSDTDARPGDFVDVKILQSSAHYLIGDSVAVHRTRGGDAHAARTAPASTTLGMPKVRA from the coding sequence ATGGCGCGCACTTATCTGGTTGAGACCTACGGGTGTCAGATGAACGTGCACGATTCTGAACGTATTGCCGGATTGCTCGATGAAGCAGGATATTTGCCAGTTCCTGAAGGACAACAAGCAGATATCGTCGTCTTTAATACATGTGCTGTGCGTGAGAACGCAGACAATAAACTCTATGGAAATTTGAGTTTCTTAGCTCCCATTAAGAAGAAGAATCCAGCAATGCAGATTGCCGTGGGTGGATGTCTTGCTCAGAAAGATCAATCAATCATTCTCAAGAAAGCTCCCTACGTGGATGTGGTCTTTGGTACACATAATGTTGGCTCCCTTCCTGTGCTTCTAGAGCGTGCACGCATTGAAGAAGAGTCACAGATTGAGATTCTTGAAGCTCTCGAGCATTTCCCATCAACGCTTCCAGCGCGCAGATTCTCAGCCTTCACATCGTGGGTTTCAGTGTCAGTGGGCTGCAATAACACCTGCACCTTCTGCATCGTGCCCACTTTGCGTGGGGTTGAAAAAGATCGCCCAGCAGTTGATGTTCTGACAGAAATGCGAGCATTGGTAGATCAAGGCGTCATTGAGATAACGCTGCTTGGACAGAATGTGAATGCATACGGTGTTGAATTCGGCGATCGTGGCGCTTTTGCAAAGCTACTGCGTGAGGCGGGCAAGATTGAGGGGCTTGAGCGTGTTCGCTTTATGTCACCGCACCCACGAGATTTCACTGATGATGTCATTGAAGCTATGGCGCAGACTCCTAATGTGATGCCGCATCTGCATATGCCACTTCAATCAGGAAGCGATGCAATCTTGCAGACCATGAGACGCTCTTATAGAACTGATAAGTACTTAGGGATTTTGGAGCGAGTTCGAACTGCGATGCCACAGGCCATGATTACAACCGACATCATCGTTGGATTCCCTGGTGAGACAGAAGAAGATTTCCAAGGAACTCTCGATATCGCAACGCAGGCGCGTTTTGCAGCTGCCTATACATACAAATATTCCATTCGTCCGGGAACTCCTGCTGGTGCTATGGAGAATCAAGTTCCTGAAGATGTTGTGGGTGAGCGATATACGCGCCTTCATGAACATCAGCAGAAGATTTCACAATCGGTCAATGAAGAAGCTATCGGGACAACACATCGCGTGATGGTCTCTGAAATTGAAGGTCGCCGCGATGAAGCGCAATCACGCATGACGGGCCGCTCAGAAGACTTTAGATTGGTTCACTTCAGCAGCGATACAGATGCACGTCCTGGAGATTTTGTGGATGTGAAGATTTTACAGAGCTCGGCCCACTATTTGATCGGTGATTCAGTTGCAGTTCATCGCACTCGTGGGGGAGATGCTCATGCTGCGCGCACCGCTCCAGCTTCTACAACCCTTGGTATGCCGAAAGTTCGTGCATGA
- a CDS encoding acyl-ACP desaturase, protein MSEESAAIQARLIRDLEPVVAVELERHLSVQKNWYPHEYVPWSEGRDYAGPLNGDAWEAKDSRLTPVAQDSLILNLLTEDNLPSYHTEIAISMGRDGAWGNWIERWTAEEARHAIVIRDYLMATRGVDPYVLEDLRMAHMSLGYQTPYENDMLHTIAYVSFQELATRISHRNTGKLSDDPIAEGMMQRVALDENLHMLFYRNTLSAALDMEPNAAMRAIADVVTNFDMPGANMPGFGRKAVQIALAGIYDLQQHLDDVVAPVLRAWNVFERTDLSGDGLKAREELSAFMDATYKTAATFNDKREVHFERQIARGIQPIRITN, encoded by the coding sequence ATGAGTGAAGAGTCGGCAGCAATCCAAGCACGTCTTATTCGTGATCTTGAACCTGTTGTTGCAGTTGAGCTCGAACGCCACCTCTCAGTTCAAAAGAACTGGTATCCCCACGAATATGTCCCATGGTCTGAAGGCCGCGATTATGCAGGTCCTCTCAATGGCGATGCGTGGGAAGCAAAAGATTCACGTCTAACTCCCGTTGCTCAGGATTCACTGATTCTCAATCTTCTGACTGAAGATAATCTGCCGAGCTATCACACCGAGATTGCTATCTCTATGGGTCGCGATGGCGCGTGGGGTAATTGGATTGAACGCTGGACTGCTGAAGAAGCACGCCACGCCATTGTGATTCGTGATTACCTGATGGCAACTCGTGGCGTTGATCCATATGTACTCGAAGATCTTCGCATGGCACATATGTCTCTTGGCTATCAGACACCATATGAGAACGATATGTTGCACACCATTGCCTATGTTTCTTTCCAAGAACTTGCTACCCGTATTTCACACCGTAACACTGGAAAGCTTTCAGATGATCCGATTGCAGAAGGTATGATGCAGCGCGTTGCACTCGATGAGAACCTTCACATGCTCTTCTATCGCAATACTCTTTCAGCAGCGCTCGATATGGAACCAAATGCTGCAATGCGAGCAATTGCGGATGTCGTCACTAACTTTGATATGCCAGGTGCGAATATGCCAGGCTTTGGTCGCAAGGCTGTGCAGATCGCACTTGCTGGAATTTATGATCTCCAGCAGCACCTCGATGATGTTGTTGCGCCCGTTCTTCGTGCGTGGAATGTATTCGAGCGCACTGATCTCTCAGGCGATGGCCTCAAGGCACGTGAAGAGCTCAGCGCATTTATGGATGCGACTTATAAGACTGCTGCGACATTTAACGATAAGCGTGAAGTCCACTTCGAGCGTCAAATAGCTCGTGGTATTCAACCAATTCGCATCACTAACTAG
- the trmD gene encoding tRNA (guanosine(37)-N1)-methyltransferase TrmD: protein MKIDVISIFPEYLSPLKLSLLGKAQSAGLVDIAVHDLRAQTNDNHNTVDDTPYGGGAGMVMLPEVWAKTIDSVIADGADLIILTPAGKKFNQKMAESFSTSTQLIFACGRYEGIDDRVRQYYSQPEFQTRNIRVHEVSIGDYVLGGGEVASMVMIEAITRLIPGVLGNPESLAEESHNSEGYLEYPNFTKPQEWRGISVPEILLSGNHAEIAKWRTQQAQKRAEDNF from the coding sequence ATGAAAATTGATGTCATCTCGATATTTCCTGAATACCTCTCACCGCTGAAGCTATCTCTGCTCGGTAAAGCGCAGAGCGCAGGTCTTGTTGATATTGCTGTTCACGATCTTCGCGCACAGACCAATGACAATCACAACACAGTCGATGACACTCCTTATGGTGGTGGAGCTGGAATGGTGATGCTGCCTGAGGTGTGGGCAAAAACAATCGATTCTGTGATTGCCGATGGTGCTGATTTGATCATCCTCACCCCTGCAGGCAAGAAGTTCAACCAGAAGATGGCTGAGAGTTTTTCAACATCTACTCAACTGATCTTTGCCTGTGGTCGTTATGAAGGCATTGACGATCGCGTGCGCCAGTATTACTCGCAGCCAGAATTCCAAACACGCAATATTCGTGTGCATGAAGTCTCTATCGGCGATTATGTCCTCGGTGGGGGTGAGGTTGCTTCTATGGTCATGATTGAAGCAATCACCCGTTTGATCCCTGGAGTTCTTGGCAATCCAGAATCACTGGCAGAGGAGTCACATAACAGTGAGGGATATCTTGAATATCCGAATTTCACTAAGCCTCAAGAGTGGCGCGGAATCTCGGTTCCCGAGATTCTTTTGAGTGGTAACCATGCCGAAATTGCGAAATGGCGCACACAACAGGCGCAAAAAAGGGCAGAAGATAATTTCTAA
- the rimM gene encoding ribosome maturation factor RimM (Essential for efficient processing of 16S rRNA), protein MKLNVGRIGKAHGILGEATIEVRTDEAEDRFAIGAVLQTENHGELTVVSARVHNGILLLGFEGIEDRNAIEAFRNELLYSDVDIDAPGVDEDDYHVLQLVGCKAFLVDGDEFGVVSDVLNLPGQDVLSIKTATGEVLIPFVRQLVPVVDIKKKMMTVIPPEIAGSI, encoded by the coding sequence ATGAAATTAAACGTGGGCCGCATCGGTAAAGCTCACGGAATTCTTGGTGAAGCAACTATCGAAGTCCGAACAGATGAGGCAGAAGATCGCTTCGCCATCGGCGCAGTCTTACAGACAGAAAACCACGGTGAATTAACCGTGGTTTCTGCACGTGTACACAACGGAATTTTGTTGCTCGGCTTTGAAGGAATCGAAGATCGCAACGCCATCGAAGCTTTTCGCAATGAACTTCTCTATAGCGATGTTGATATCGATGCTCCAGGTGTGGATGAAGATGATTATCACGTCCTACAGCTTGTTGGCTGTAAAGCCTTTCTCGTCGACGGTGATGAGTTCGGCGTTGTGAGCGATGTCCTCAACCTTCCAGGCCAAGATGTCTTATCCATTAAGACTGCAACGGGTGAAGTACTTATTCCCTTTGTTCGCCAATTGGTTCCAGTTGTTGATATCAAGAAGAAGATGATGACAGTGATTCCACCAGAGATTGCAGGGAGTATCTGA
- a CDS encoding RNA-binding protein: MIDEALEHLVKGIVDNPDDVNVKEKTHRRGTTLEVRVNPDDIGKVIGRNGRTAKALRTVVSALAGRSVRVDLIDTDEVR; this comes from the coding sequence ATGATTGATGAAGCTCTCGAACATCTCGTAAAGGGAATCGTTGATAACCCTGACGATGTCAATGTCAAGGAAAAAACACACCGTCGTGGCACAACGCTCGAAGTGCGTGTTAATCCTGACGATATCGGCAAGGTAATCGGTCGTAATGGACGTACAGCAAAGGCGCTTCGCACAGTCGTAAGCGCACTTGCTGGTCGCTCAGTACGTGTCGATCTCATCGATACCGACGAGGTTCGTTAA
- the rpsP gene encoding 30S ribosomal protein S16, with amino-acid sequence MSTKIRLMRMGKIRTPYFRIVITDSRKARNGLSIEEIGRYVPGQEPSIIEVNSERALYWLGVGAQPSEAVEALLKVTGDWQKFKGLPGTEGTLRFAAPKPAKSVAYEAAVKAAAAEPAEGATTLKKKAQEKLAAKSAPVVEEAVVEAPVAEAVAEEAVVEAPVAEVVVEETPAVEAVAEEAPVAETPAE; translated from the coding sequence TTGTCAACAAAAATTCGTTTAATGCGCATGGGAAAAATTCGCACACCTTATTTCCGCATTGTTATTACAGATTCACGCAAGGCACGTAACGGACTCTCTATTGAAGAGATCGGTCGCTACGTCCCAGGACAAGAGCCATCAATCATCGAAGTTAACTCAGAGCGCGCTCTGTACTGGCTCGGCGTTGGCGCACAACCATCAGAGGCTGTAGAGGCGCTTCTGAAGGTGACAGGCGATTGGCAGAAGTTCAAGGGTCTTCCAGGAACTGAAGGCACTCTTCGATTTGCAGCTCCAAAGCCTGCAAAGAGCGTTGCATATGAAGCAGCTGTTAAGGCTGCTGCTGCAGAACCTGCAGAAGGTGCAACAACTTTGAAGAAGAAGGCGCAAGAGAAGCTTGCTGCAAAGTCAGCACCAGTTGTTGAAGAAGCAGTAGTTGAAGCACCTGTTGCTGAAGCTGTTGCTGAAGAAGCAGTAGTTGAAGCACCTGTTGCTGAAGTAGTAGTTGAAGAGACTCCTGCAGTAGAAGCTGTTGCTGAAGAAGCACCTGTAGCGGAAACTCCTGCTGAATAA
- the ffh gene encoding signal recognition particle protein, translated as MFDTLSGKFAGAFSTLRSRGKISEKDVDATTADIRQALLEADVALEVVESFAQKVRQRALEVLPTLQSGTNQAQAIFDVVNQELTEILGGGARRVRFAKSPPTVIMLAGLQGAGKTTLAAKLAKFYKDQGDTPILIASDLQRPNAVNQLQVVGQSAGVPVFAPEPGNGVGNPVKVAQDGIAFAKSKLHNIVIVDTAGRLGIDEELMKEAIAIRDAVKPDEILFVVDAMIGQDAVRTVKAFQDGVGFDGVVLTKLDGDARGGAALSIAALTGRPIMFASTGEKLSDFDIFYPERMASRILGMGDVATLAEQAKKAFDGDSAKKLEEKFMAGEDFTLDDFLEQIEAMSRMGSMGKLLGMLPGAGQMKKQIDNFDESEITRTKAIVQSMTPLERRDLKVLNGSRRARIALGSGRKVSDVNALVDKFSAAQKMMKQMRNGGGMPAGMALPPGMPPMPQGPKKAAPIQKKKSKSGNPAKRALENG; from the coding sequence ATGTTCGACACACTCTCAGGCAAATTCGCTGGTGCCTTTAGCACCCTGCGTTCGCGTGGAAAGATATCTGAGAAGGATGTCGATGCAACTACGGCAGATATCCGTCAGGCGCTTCTAGAGGCAGATGTTGCACTTGAAGTGGTTGAAAGCTTTGCTCAAAAAGTGCGTCAGAGAGCTTTGGAAGTCCTTCCGACTCTGCAATCAGGAACCAATCAGGCGCAAGCAATCTTTGATGTCGTAAACCAAGAGCTCACCGAAATTCTCGGTGGTGGAGCTCGTCGTGTGCGCTTTGCTAAAAGCCCACCAACGGTCATCATGCTTGCCGGTCTGCAAGGTGCTGGTAAGACAACACTTGCGGCAAAGCTTGCCAAGTTCTATAAAGATCAGGGCGATACACCAATCCTTATTGCTTCCGACCTTCAGCGACCAAATGCAGTCAATCAACTTCAAGTAGTTGGTCAATCTGCAGGAGTTCCCGTATTTGCTCCTGAACCAGGAAATGGTGTGGGCAATCCCGTCAAGGTTGCGCAAGATGGAATTGCATTTGCAAAGTCCAAACTTCACAACATTGTCATTGTTGATACCGCAGGCCGCCTGGGTATTGATGAAGAGCTTATGAAGGAAGCAATCGCTATTCGCGATGCTGTTAAACCTGATGAAATTCTCTTTGTTGTCGATGCGATGATCGGTCAAGATGCTGTTCGCACAGTAAAGGCTTTCCAAGACGGCGTTGGCTTTGATGGTGTAGTTCTTACCAAGCTCGATGGTGATGCACGAGGTGGTGCGGCACTTTCGATTGCAGCACTTACCGGTCGTCCAATTATGTTTGCATCAACTGGTGAAAAACTCAGTGATTTCGATATCTTCTATCCAGAACGTATGGCATCTCGCATCCTTGGTATGGGCGATGTCGCAACTCTTGCCGAACAAGCAAAGAAGGCATTTGATGGAGATTCGGCAAAGAAGCTCGAAGAGAAATTCATGGCAGGAGAAGACTTCACACTCGATGATTTCCTTGAACAAATTGAGGCGATGTCCAGGATGGGTTCGATGGGTAAGTTGCTAGGAATGTTGCCTGGTGCAGGTCAGATGAAGAAGCAGATAGATAACTTTGATGAATCAGAGATCACTCGCACTAAGGCGATTGTGCAGTCAATGACGCCGCTTGAACGTCGAGATCTCAAAGTGCTCAACGGTTCACGTCGTGCGCGCATCGCTCTTGGTTCTGGTCGCAAAGTCTCTGACGTGAATGCCCTCGTGGATAAATTCTCAGCAGCTCAGAAGATGATGAAGCAGATGCGCAATGGCGGGGGAATGCCTGCTGGGATGGCGCTGCCCCCAGGAATGCCACCGATGCCGCAAGGGCCCAAGAAGGCTGCCCCGATTCAGAAGAAGAAGTCGAAGTCAGGAAATCCCGCTAAACGAGCGTTGGAAAACGGCTGA
- a CDS encoding P-II family nitrogen regulator: protein MKLITAILKPFKLDDVKDALVAAGVTGMTVSEASGFGRQLGHTEVYRGAEYTVDLVPKVRLEVLVDDKNAASLVDVIVKAASTGSIGDGKVWTTPVEQVVRVRTGEEGAEAI, encoded by the coding sequence ATGAAGTTAATAACTGCAATTCTTAAACCATTTAAGTTAGATGATGTAAAAGATGCTTTGGTAGCTGCGGGCGTTACAGGTATGACGGTCTCTGAAGCCAGTGGCTTTGGCCGTCAACTTGGACATACAGAGGTTTATCGTGGTGCTGAATACACCGTCGACCTCGTGCCCAAAGTTCGACTCGAAGTTCTTGTCGATGATAAGAATGCAGCTTCACTAGTAGATGTAATCGTTAAAGCAGCGTCTACAGGGTCTATTGGAGATGGAAAAGTTTGGACTACTCCCGTTGAGCAAGTTGTACGTGTGCGAACAGGTGAAGAAGGAGCCGAAGCTATCTAG